The following nucleotide sequence is from Solidesulfovibrio carbinolicus.
TCTTGCGGCCCTGGGGGTCGGACAGGCGGATGAGCACCGGCATGGACGGCGGCACGCCCAGGCGCACGTCGCGCACCACGGCCAGCCCTTCCAGGGTCTCGCCCGGGCGGTAGATGTCGCGCTCGCCGTAGACAAAGGCGGTGTAGCCGGTGGCCGGCATGACCGCGCCGCCGACGTCGAGGCCGGCGTCGTCGGCCCGGAAGCGGTCGTACAGCAGGAAACTCACGTCGGCCCCTTTCTGGGCGACGACGAGATAGGGGCGCTTGTCATAGTTGGCCCGGGGATTGACCTTGGCCCGGAAAAGCCCCTGGGCGTCGGTGACGCCGGCGGCGAGCTCCTGGTTCTGGTGGGAGAAGACCTTGACCGAGGCCCCGGCCAGGGGAGCCAGGGTGGTGGTGGAGGCGGTCCAGACCAGCAGATCGCCGGGGCCGGACTTGGCGACGATGCCGATGTCGGTGAGGCACACGAACCGCTGGTAGCCCTCGAACTTGCCCGGGACGGTGAGCGCTATGCGGTAGAGTCCGGGTTCATGGCCCTGGATGTATTTTTCCAGATTGACCGGGGTGATCTCGGCGGCGTTGCTCTTGTGGCGCAGGGGCACCCGATCGCTGAAGATGCGGTCGCCCAGGTTGGAGTTGACCCCGCCGCCGCCGTAGTCGTCCTCGAAGGCGGAGTAGTCCATGGTGAAAAGCGGAAACATGTTGTTGAAATAGACCCGGTCGATGGACACCTCGGCGGCGGCGGCGTTGACGCTTTTCACAGCCAGGTTCTTGTAGCCGTTTCGCGACAAAAATACGCCCTGGTCGCGGAAATCGACGGACGGGGCCAGATCCGGGATGCGCACGGTCTTGGTCGCGTTTTCACCCAGGACCGCGCCGTCGCCGGCGGTCAGCCCTTTTTCCAGGGTGACGGCGTATTCCCGGCCGGGTTCGAATTCGCCGCTCAAAATGAGTTCCGCGCCGTCGGCGGACAGTTCGGTGGCCAGATCCGGTTCGATGCGGATGTGGCCGGCCGCGGCCTCGCCCGCTTCCACTGGGGTGGACATGAGCAGGCGCACGGCGGCCATGCCTTCCTCGGACACGGCCTTGGCCTCGCGCAGGCGCAAATTGGGGTCCAGGGCCACCGGGATGACGGCCACGGCTTCGCGGTTAAGGCCGATGCTGCCCTTTTCCGGTCGCAGCCCCGGGGTGATGACGATTTTCACGTCGCGCTGCTGGGGGGTCTTTTCGATGGGATCGGAGACGAATTCGAGCTTCTTGGCGGCGTAGGTGGTGGTGAGCGACACGGACACGGGTTTGTCCGGGGCGCGGGGATCGATGAGCTTGATGTGGTTGACCAGGGCCTTGGGGTCAACGGAGCGGTTAAAGGCCGCCTCGCCGCGAACCACCACCATGGCCCCGCCTTCCGGGGCGGGTTCGAGGTGGGCGGTGAGGCGGGCCACTTCGAAGCTGCCGTAGCTGGCCTGCCAGGAGTCCTTGCCGGCCAGGGTCTGGGGCGGGGTGAGAAAATCCTGGCCCTTAAAGGCGATGGTGTAGACCGTGGCCTGGGCAAAGCCGTCCTTGGGCTCGAAGCGCAGCATGTAGGGCGAAACCCAGGTCCAGCGGCCGGGGAGGGCCGGCTCGATGGCGGCCGGGTCGGCGGCCGGGGAAGCCCCTTCGCGGGCTCCGGTCACGGGCCGGTCAAAGGCGGCCAACAGGTAGCGGCCGCGCTCGGGGTCCATGGCCAGTCCGGCCACGCGCACGGCGTCGAGGTTCTGGGGCGCGGCCGGCTGGGCCGGGGACTGGACGGTCGCCGGGGCCTGGGGCGCGGGGGGCTCCGGCGCGGGGGCTGGCGCGCGGGCCAGCAGGACGAATTCACCGGCCGCGATGCAAAAAAGGATGGCGATGAGCCAGTTTTTCCAGGTCTGCCGCGAGCCGCTGTGTTGGGCGTCGTTCATGCCGGCCTCCAGTAGCTTCATTCATACCCTGGCGCGGTTTTTTTTCAACCGCGATGATCGGGAATCCCGCGTTTGCAATACGCGCCGGCTCTGATACCCGAAAGCCATTCCACCGAGGAGGCGTTATGCGTCGCATGTTCACCCGCTTCATGGCCCTGGCTTTTGCCCTGGGCGTCTGTTTGGCCCTGCCGGAAGTCGGCCAGGCCCAGGAGGAAACCCGCAAAACCACGGTCTACGGCATGTTGCGCCAAACGCCCCAGGGCGGCATCGAACTGACAAGCGCCCAGGAACCCGGGGTGGTCTACGTGCCCTTCGACCGGGGCAGCATTATGAACAGCCTGCTGGACATCAAGGTGCGGGTGACCGGGGTGGTGCGCGAGATCGTGGCCCGAAACGGCATCACCTACAAAGTATTGGCCGTGGACGAGGTGACGCCCATGACGGCCGAATACGGGGCCACGACCATTGAGCGCGGCAAGGCGGCGGGGTTGCCCGGCACGGACCTGGCCGAGGTGCACGCCTACCATGACCGGACCTGCTATTTCTATCCGCGCTATGCCGTGGTGGAGTCCCTGGCCGGCTATTCCGACGGCCACGTGCTCAAGGTTTCGGCCCACACGGCGGCGGATTCGCCGGACGCGGTCTGCGAGCTGGCCCAGGGGCGGCCGCTTTTCGAGATCCCCAACGGCGGCGACTTCGCCTTTGCCGGCTTGGCCGGGGACACGCTGTTTGTGACCAACGGTCCGGCCGACGGCTTGCACGGCCTTATGGCGGTCAATCTGGCGGCCCAGAAGCAGACCCTGGACGCCACGGTGATTCCGGGAGCCACGGTGGCCTCGGGAAGCCTGGCTTATGGGGAAAAAATCGAGAGCGGGCGCAAACCGGCCTGCGCGGCCGGCAAGACGGCGACACGGCCCATGCGGCTGGATCTCAAGACAGGGAAGGCGGCTGCGGCCGGCAAGGAGAGCTGCTGGCCGTAGGCATGGCCGCTGGCCGCGAATACCCCGTCGATACCATGCTCCGGCATCCCCATTCCCCCCTTTCGGGTGGGTCCGGGAGGGGCTGAGCCCCTCCCGGCCGCCGGAGGCATCTTCCTCTTATTCTTCCTTTTTCCCTTCACTACATCCCGGTCTGATCCCACAGGGGCAGGCCGGTGGCGGCGTCGAGGCCGCGGTGCAGGCGGGCGCCTTCGATGGGGGTGATGCAGGCTTCGCCGGCGAAGATGATGTTGCCGGGCATGGCGTGGCCGCCGGTGATGGTGAAATCGCCCTTAAGCAGCGTCAGGTGCAGGTGGATGATGGGCTGGCCGTCCTTGAGGGACACGTTGCCCAGGCCGGCCAGGATTTCCGTGCCTTCATTGAGGGTGTGGGTGACGTATTTGCGGGTGTCCTGGGGATAGTAGCCGAGTTCGGCTTTTTCCAGGGCGCCAATCAGGCTCACGTGGCCTTTGGTGATGTTTTTTTCCAGGCAGATGGCCACCAGGGCGGACAGCAGGTCTTCGCCCTTGGGCAGGCGCACGAGCAGCGAGTCGTTCATTCCATGATCCTTTTTTTCCAAAATTCGGAGCGTTTCTTGATGGTTTCTTCAAGCTTGGCCAGCTCGCGCCGGTCGGCGTCGGTCTTGGCCGCCGCCTTGGCCTTGCCCAGCTGGAACTTCACCTGGGGGGGATTGTTGTCGTAGACGGCGGCGTAGGTCAACTGGAGATAGGCGTGGAAGAGGTCGCCGGATTGGCCCAGTATCTGGCCGTAGATGGATCGGATTTCGGCGTTTTCCGGCACCCGCTGGCGGACTTTTTCCAGATAGGCCACGGCTTGGGCCGGCTTGCCTTCCTGGGCCAGCATCCGGCCGTATTCGAAATTGGCGTCGATGTCGGTGGGGTTTTGGCGCAGGGCCGCTTCGAGCAGGCTTTTGGCCCGGGCGAAATCGCGCACCTTGAGATAGTAGCGGCCCGTCTCGCGCAGGACCAGCGGATCATTCGGGGCGCAGGCCACGGCCTCGTCAAAGGCGGCCCGGGCCTGTCCCACGTCCTCCAGGGAACGCGACAGGGCGATGGCCAGGCCGAGCTTGTCCAGGCAAGTCATCTTGTCGCCGAGCTTGCGGAAATAGGCCACGGCGTTTTTGGCGTCGGTGTAGCGGGCGCGCACCAGCATTTGGGCGCGTTTGAAGGCGGCGTCGTTGTTTTTGCGGTCCTGGACGTCCTTGGGCAGCATCTTCACCCGGTCCTTGAGATAGCCCATGCGTTCCTCAAGGCCGGGGTGGGTGCTGAGGTACGTCGGGATGACGCCGCCACCCTGCATCCAGCGCATCCGTTTCATGGTTTCGAAGGCTTCCACCAGCCCGCCCGGCGGATAGCCGGCGGCGACCAGATAGTTCATGCCGACCTGATCGGCCTCGCGTTCGTCGTCGCGGGAGTATTTGAGGTAGGCGTGGGCCGTGGCGGCCTGGGAGCCCACGGCCACCAGGGAGCCGAGGTCCTGGTTGCCGGTGGTCGAACCCAGGACCACGCCGGCCAGGACGCCGACAAGCTGGCCCAGGGACAACAGCTTCATCTCGCCCACGCGCTTGGCGATGTGGCGCTGGCTGACGTGGGCCAGTTCGTGGGCCAAAACGCCGGCCACCTCGGACTCGTGCTCCATCTGGAGGATCAGCCCGGTGAAGACGAAGACGTAGCCGGCCGGTCCGGCAAAGGCGTTGACGGCGTTGTTGTTGATGATGCCGACGGTGAAGGGGAAGGGCTGGGGCGGCATGGCCCTGGTCAGCCGGTCCACCAGGCCAGTGACGTAGTCGTTGATCTCGGTGTCCTCAATAAGCGGCATCCGGGATCGGATCATGATGTTGAATTTCTCGCCGAGTTCCCGTTCGTCCTTGAGGTCAAACGACAAGAAGGAGGCCTGGACCAAGGATGGGGCGAGCAGGGAGATGATGAGCCAAATGGCGACCAGGGTCGCCGCCAGCCGCCGGGGTGCGCCCGGCCGGCGATGCAAGCTTGGGGCGTCCATGGCCGGCCTATACGCCCAACCGGCCGGGAAGGAAAGAGGCGGCGGGTTTGGGTGAACAACCCTGAAGAAAACCTGGCCGGGCCAAGGCGGCAAAAAAGGCGGACCGCCTCGTAAGCGATCCGCCTTTGTCTTCGGCAGTGGGGAACCGGCGGTCTACCGGTTCATGAGGTCGAGGAACTCGCGGTTACTTTTGGTGCCGCGCATCTTGCCCAGGAGAAACTCCATGGAGTCGATGGGACTCATGGGGGCCAGGAGCTT
It contains:
- a CDS encoding PPC domain-containing DNA-binding protein codes for the protein MNDSLLVRLPKGEDLLSALVAICLEKNITKGHVSLIGALEKAELGYYPQDTRKYVTHTLNEGTEILAGLGNVSLKDGQPIIHLHLTLLKGDFTITGGHAMPGNIIFAGEACITPIEGARLHRGLDAATGLPLWDQTGM
- a CDS encoding M48 family metallopeptidase → MDAPSLHRRPGAPRRLAATLVAIWLIISLLAPSLVQASFLSFDLKDERELGEKFNIMIRSRMPLIEDTEINDYVTGLVDRLTRAMPPQPFPFTVGIINNNAVNAFAGPAGYVFVFTGLILQMEHESEVAGVLAHELAHVSQRHIAKRVGEMKLLSLGQLVGVLAGVVLGSTTGNQDLGSLVAVGSQAATAHAYLKYSRDDEREADQVGMNYLVAAGYPPGGLVEAFETMKRMRWMQGGGVIPTYLSTHPGLEERMGYLKDRVKMLPKDVQDRKNNDAAFKRAQMLVRARYTDAKNAVAYFRKLGDKMTCLDKLGLAIALSRSLEDVGQARAAFDEAVACAPNDPLVLRETGRYYLKVRDFARAKSLLEAALRQNPTDIDANFEYGRMLAQEGKPAQAVAYLEKVRQRVPENAEIRSIYGQILGQSGDLFHAYLQLTYAAVYDNNPPQVKFQLGKAKAAAKTDADRRELAKLEETIKKRSEFWKKRIME